In Blattabacterium cuenoti, the genomic window TTTTTAATTCACATATAAAAAGATCACTAATTCTATTGGGATCTTCAAAATCAAGAATAAATTGACCGCTTATTTCTTTTTTCTTAATATTTAATTCTTCTAAAGAAATTTTGTTTTCCGTTATTTTAACAATTTCTTTTATAATATCCTTTATAGCTTTCTCTGTCACTTCATTTCTCACTTGAGTATAAACAGAGAAGTAGCCAATATTTTTATCAGATTTTAAAACAGAATAAGCCCCATATGTATAAGCCTTTTTTTCTCTAAGATTTAAAAATAAACGACTTTGAGGTCCTCCACCCAAAATTCCATTCGCTAATATAGAAGAAAAATATTCAGGATCACTTTTTTTTAAACAAACTGGTCCACCAAAACAAATAGTAGATTGAGTTAAAGAAGGAATATCCACTATATCTATTTCTATTTCCGATGGAATTTTATATTCCTTGATAATAGGGTCATCTACATATGATTTATTTTTCCATTTAGAAAAATAAAGTGAACATAATTTTTCCGCTTCTTTTTTGGATATATCTCCAATAAAAGATAAATAGGATCTATTTGGTAGATAATATTTTTCGTACAATTTTTTCAGATCATGAAGAGTAATGTTTTTAATCGTTTCATGAGTTTCATATTCCCCATAAGGATGATTTTTTCCAAAATATAAAACATTTTGTACTCGTTGTAAAATAGCATTTGGATCTTTTTCCGATAGATTAATATCTATAATTCTTTGTTTAATTATTTTCTCTAATTCCCTAGAATTATCAAATTGACTATTCATCAAAAGATCACTCATAATAGATACAGATTTATCCAGATACTTCTTCATAGTAAAAATGGATATTTCAGAAAACGATGTATACAAACTACATCCCATATAATCAATAATATCATCTAATTTCTCCTTGGTATAATTTTTTGTTCCAGAACGGAACATTTGACCAAAAATTTTTTTTATACCTGCTTTATCTTTTTCTAAAAAAGGTTTGGAATCCAATTCCAACCCAATTCTAACTAATGGAAGTTTATGATTTTCTACAACTAAAACTTTTAAACCATTTTTCATTTGAAAAAATTTAGGTTTTTCAATGTTTATAATGACTTTTCTTTTTAGAGATTGGGGTGGTTTATTTCTATTAAATGTATTTGTATTAGCCAACATGATTATTGTATGAAAAAAAATTATTACACTAAAAATAATTCTTACAAAAAATTTATTTATCTGTGTTATTTTTATCTGGAACATTATATAAACGAACTCTATTATTTTTATTAAGGTATTTATTAGCAACTCTTTTTATATCTTCTACGGTTATTTTCCGATATTTTTCTATATCAGTATTAATTAAATCAGCATTGCAATAATATAGATAATAATGAGATAAATTTGCAGCTATTCCACTCATAGAATAATTATCG contains:
- a CDS encoding M16 family metallopeptidase, which encodes MFQIKITQINKFFVRIIFSVIIFFHTIIMLANTNTFNRNKPPQSLKRKVIINIEKPKFFQMKNGLKVLVVENHKLPLVRIGLELDSKPFLEKDKAGIKKIFGQMFRSGTKNYTKEKLDDIIDYMGCSLYTSFSEISIFTMKKYLDKSVSIMSDLLMNSQFDNSRELEKIIKQRIIDINLSEKDPNAILQRVQNVLYFGKNHPYGEYETHETIKNITLHDLKKLYEKYYLPNRSYLSFIGDISKKEAEKLCSLYFSKWKNKSYVDDPIIKEYKIPSEIEIDIVDIPSLTQSTICFGGPVCLKKSDPEYFSSILANGILGGGPQSRLFLNLREKKAYTYGAYSVLKSDKNIGYFSVYTQVRNEVTEKAIKDIIKEIVKITENKISLEELNIKKKEISGQFILDFEDPNRISDLFICELKNNLPSGFYKNYLNKLESVTINNILQSCRKFFLTKNGRIIIVGRARDILPNLKKLGYPIRYFDQFGSLINEK